A window of the Natronomonas salina genome harbors these coding sequences:
- a CDS encoding cysteine hydrolase family protein: protein MPFRDYETLDLDGVALVPIDVQQGFDHDRWGERNNPDAERHVAELLAAFREADLPVVHVRHDSTELDSPLRPDRAGNAFKPEAEPTREEPVVARDVDGAFVGTDLESRLREAGVQRPVFVGFTTDRGVSTTARMAANFGFEPYVVADAAVTFEREFDGTRYAAEQNHRLALAQLDGEFATVVETATLLAALEARE, encoded by the coding sequence ATGCCGTTCAGGGACTACGAGACGCTCGACCTCGACGGCGTCGCCCTCGTACCGATCGACGTCCAGCAGGGGTTCGACCACGACCGCTGGGGCGAGCGGAACAACCCCGACGCCGAGCGCCACGTCGCGGAACTGCTCGCGGCGTTCCGCGAGGCCGACCTGCCGGTCGTGCACGTCCGCCACGACTCCACCGAACTCGACTCGCCGCTGCGCCCCGACCGGGCGGGCAACGCTTTCAAGCCCGAGGCCGAGCCGACCCGCGAGGAACCCGTCGTCGCCAGGGACGTCGACGGTGCCTTCGTCGGGACCGACCTCGAGAGCCGGCTCCGGGAGGCCGGCGTGCAGCGACCCGTCTTCGTCGGGTTCACGACCGACCGCGGCGTCTCGACGACCGCGCGGATGGCGGCGAACTTCGGGTTCGAACCGTACGTCGTCGCCGACGCCGCGGTGACCTTCGAGCGAGAGTTCGACGGCACGCGGTACGCCGCCGAGCAGAACCACCGGCTGGCGCTCGCACAGCTCGACGGCGAGTTCGCGACCGTCGTCGAGACGGCGACGCTACTGGCCGCCCTTGAGGCGAGAGAATGA
- the gvpO gene encoding gas vesicle protein GvpO, halophile-type — MSTTDSDEEQCKAVTGDGDRCSRPAQDDGFCHQHDSSDETIDDAEDGDGGDDGDPDENENREETVDGAGDADGDEGGDESTGETDDQDTQMSSSDSQTAETEIGEVRQTVQETAEGVVGHPLDGITSIDSTDSGWRVAVEVVERKSVPDTQDILGRYEIELTDDLSVTGYQRTHRYRRDDMNHDI; from the coding sequence ATGTCGACGACTGATTCGGACGAAGAACAGTGCAAGGCGGTCACCGGCGACGGTGACCGCTGTTCGCGCCCCGCGCAGGACGACGGCTTCTGTCACCAGCACGATTCGTCGGACGAGACTATCGACGACGCCGAGGACGGAGACGGCGGCGACGATGGTGACCCCGACGAGAACGAAAACCGCGAGGAGACCGTCGACGGAGCCGGGGACGCCGACGGGGACGAAGGGGGCGACGAATCGACGGGCGAGACGGACGACCAGGATACCCAAATGTCATCCAGTGATTCACAGACGGCGGAGACCGAGATCGGGGAGGTTCGCCAGACCGTACAGGAGACCGCCGAGGGTGTCGTCGGCCATCCCCTCGACGGGATAACGAGCATCGACAGCACGGACAGCGGCTGGCGGGTCGCCGTCGAGGTGGTCGAGCGGAAGTCGGTCCCGGACACCCAGGACATCCTCGGCCGCTACGAGATCGAGCTCACCGACGACCTGTCGGTCACCGGCTACCAGCGGACCCACCGGTACCGCCGCGACGACATGAACCACGACATCTAG
- the gvpA gene encoding gas vesicle protein GvpA, whose protein sequence is MSSARPGSSSLVEVLDRILDKGVVIDVWARVSLVGIEILTVEARVVVASVDTFLHYAKEISKIEAAEAEVEDGGDLDNLQDIDIEQSESPNPEAQAE, encoded by the coding sequence ATGAGTTCAGCCAGACCAGGCAGTTCCAGCCTCGTGGAGGTCCTCGACCGCATCCTCGACAAGGGCGTCGTCATCGACGTCTGGGCCAGGGTCTCGCTCGTCGGTATCGAGATCCTGACGGTCGAGGCCCGGGTCGTGGTCGCCTCGGTCGACACCTTCCTGCACTACGCCAAGGAGATATCCAAGATCGAAGCCGCGGAGGCGGAGGTCGAGGACGGGGGTGATCTGGACAACCTCCAGGACATCGACATCGAGCAGTCGGAGTCCCCGAACCCGGAAGCGCAGGCGGAGTGA
- a CDS encoding GvpL/GvpF family gas vesicle protein: protein MADNALYAYGVIEQEDLEFDTDGVEGAERAYTVDHRTLSALVTDIDTVEPEATDENAQRHNEVLQTLLEHDGGRTVVPMQFGMAFKNKRTLKSVLRETRPAFRRALREVDDKVELGLKVLVDEDADVDRAAVEAEVSERFEDIAEGSTDDDLFSDRLVVNRSFLVDRENRDAFDDAVGAFEDDHDDLLVQYTGPWAPYNFVEIEIGAKR, encoded by the coding sequence ATGGCAGACAACGCCCTCTACGCCTACGGCGTCATCGAGCAGGAGGACCTCGAGTTCGACACCGACGGGGTCGAAGGGGCGGAGCGGGCGTACACGGTCGACCACCGGACCCTGTCGGCGCTCGTGACCGACATCGACACCGTCGAGCCGGAGGCGACCGACGAGAACGCCCAGCGACACAACGAGGTGCTGCAGACCCTCCTCGAGCACGACGGCGGCCGCACCGTCGTCCCGATGCAGTTCGGGATGGCGTTCAAGAACAAGCGGACGCTCAAGAGCGTCCTCCGGGAGACCCGCCCGGCGTTCCGGCGGGCCCTCCGGGAGGTCGACGACAAGGTCGAACTCGGCCTGAAGGTCCTCGTCGACGAGGACGCCGACGTCGACCGGGCGGCCGTCGAGGCGGAGGTCTCCGAGCGCTTCGAGGACATCGCCGAGGGGTCGACCGACGACGACCTCTTCAGCGACCGGCTGGTCGTCAACCGCTCGTTCCTCGTCGACCGCGAGAACCGCGACGCCTTCGACGACGCCGTCGGCGCCTTCGAGGACGACCACGACGACCTCCTCGTCCAGTACACGGGGCCGTGGGCGCCGTACAACTTCGTCGAGATCGAGATCGGGGCGAAGCGATGA
- the gvpG gene encoding gas vesicle protein GvpG: MTIIVDDLLVRPFFQVLESLQAIAMNELYDIEDIRDRMKENQLLYEMGERDEEEYQQRRRELEAELEVAEQAHEQLSDKSIEVRG; encoded by the coding sequence ATGACCATCATCGTCGACGACCTCCTGGTGCGGCCGTTCTTCCAGGTGCTCGAATCGCTGCAGGCCATCGCCATGAACGAACTCTACGACATCGAGGACATCAGGGACCGCATGAAAGAGAACCAGCTACTCTACGAGATGGGCGAGCGCGACGAGGAGGAGTACCAACAACGCCGCCGCGAACTCGAGGCCGAACTCGAGGTCGCCGAGCAGGCCCACGAACAGCTGAGCGACAAGTCCATCGAGGTGCGCGGATGA
- the gvpH gene encoding gas vesicle protein GvpH has product MSDERDGADDDDETERQGGLLGGIRSVLEALADAERDGKSRISRRRRSSKGRFSTESGFSVRVGRPSSGSDANSINDRSSASDQRDVDHHVDVRHDDDGRLVVVADLPNVDPDDLTVGLDEETNELVVGVEDRAVERLALPWPVDDVEGRFNHGVLELRITATEDAS; this is encoded by the coding sequence ATGAGCGACGAACGAGACGGAGCCGACGACGACGACGAGACCGAGCGACAGGGCGGGCTCCTCGGCGGCATCCGGAGCGTGCTGGAGGCGCTGGCCGACGCCGAGCGGGACGGGAAGTCCCGCATCAGCCGCAGACGTCGCTCGTCGAAGGGACGGTTCTCGACCGAGTCGGGCTTCTCGGTCCGGGTCGGTCGCCCGTCCTCGGGGTCAGACGCGAACTCGATCAACGACCGCAGCTCCGCGAGCGACCAGCGGGACGTCGACCACCACGTCGACGTCCGGCACGACGACGACGGCCGGCTCGTGGTCGTCGCCGACCTGCCGAACGTCGACCCCGACGACCTCACCGTCGGCCTCGACGAGGAGACCAACGAACTCGTGGTCGGCGTCGAGGACCGGGCCGTCGAGCGGCTGGCGCTGCCCTGGCCCGTCGACGACGTCGAGGGGCGGTTCAACCACGGCGTCCTCGAACTGCGCATCACGGCGACGGAGGACGCGTCATGA
- the gvpJ gene encoding gas vesicle protein GvpJ, with amino-acid sequence MSSGKPTRDQADLAEVLELVLDKGIVINADIAVTVGETELLGIELRAAIASFETAAKYGLAFPSGTDMRRVERASGREPLEDDDEPIDLGIDASSGGSREDDESDGDGGSSRAAAAPAAPSQRPTPQVPTDDDDGGEGSSVDDADQSGDGDGEGPDAAPDESGSEDGSDDDGDGQDGSAADSSDEESASGQEDT; translated from the coding sequence ATGAGTAGTGGAAAACCTACACGCGACCAGGCGGACCTGGCGGAGGTCCTCGAGCTGGTCCTCGACAAGGGCATCGTCATCAACGCGGACATCGCGGTCACGGTCGGGGAGACGGAACTGCTCGGCATCGAGCTCCGGGCGGCCATCGCCTCCTTCGAGACCGCCGCCAAGTACGGGCTGGCCTTCCCGAGCGGGACGGACATGCGCCGGGTCGAGCGGGCCTCCGGCCGCGAACCGCTCGAGGACGACGACGAGCCGATCGACCTGGGGATCGACGCCAGTTCGGGCGGGAGCCGGGAGGACGACGAGAGCGACGGCGACGGCGGCAGCAGCCGAGCGGCGGCGGCGCCCGCGGCGCCCAGTCAGCGACCGACGCCCCAGGTCCCGACGGACGACGACGATGGGGGCGAAGGCAGCAGCGTCGACGACGCCGACCAGAGCGGGGACGGCGACGGGGAGGGCCCGGACGCCGCTCCCGACGAGTCGGGGTCCGAAGACGGGAGTGACGACGACGGAGATGGCCAGGACGGCTCGGCGGCGGACTCGAGCGACGAGGAATCTGCGAGCGGCCAGGAGGACACATGA
- a CDS encoding gas vesicle protein K, protein MKHIELDDEEGDGGASGLMALVVTVIELLIETMEREAIRRMESGQLDPEEIERLGAQLQALEEEMEAIKADQGIDENVEQLRGDLDSLVSEAVEQVRDQELEGIDG, encoded by the coding sequence ATGAAGCACATCGAACTCGACGACGAGGAGGGCGACGGCGGCGCCTCGGGGCTGATGGCGCTCGTCGTCACGGTGATCGAACTGCTCATCGAGACGATGGAGCGGGAGGCCATCCGGCGCATGGAGTCCGGGCAGCTCGACCCCGAGGAGATCGAACGGCTCGGCGCGCAGCTCCAGGCGCTGGAGGAGGAGATGGAGGCCATCAAGGCCGACCAGGGCATCGACGAGAACGTCGAACAGCTCCGCGGCGACCTGGACTCGCTTGTCTCCGAGGCCGTCGAGCAGGTCCGCGACCAGGAGTTGGAGGGGATCGACGGATGA
- the gvpL gene encoding gas vesicle protein GvpL: MSDTDEPSGDAQTSLEFDEGRYVYCAVNADDGATFAAEGLEGGDVSLVVRDGIGAVVQPVDSVFDSDDVTQVRSWLLDHQGVVDDAAQRFGTPIPFRFDTILKGGDATVREWLDDHRSELEDALEWLDGRWEYRVRVEWDEEAIADEILEADGELRELAARAETADEGTGFLLQKQYQQQLSERLEQHRGAVEEQLHEAIEPHAVELQRSGGASVLSEEDDDAGRETVADLSLLADEADEEAIGDALEPYADHGAYEVSYTGPWPPYSFAPEIGDGGGEGP; encoded by the coding sequence ATGAGCGACACCGACGAGCCGAGCGGCGACGCCCAGACGTCCCTCGAGTTCGACGAGGGGCGGTACGTCTACTGCGCCGTCAACGCGGACGACGGCGCGACCTTCGCCGCGGAGGGCCTGGAGGGCGGCGACGTCTCCCTCGTCGTCCGGGACGGTATCGGCGCGGTCGTCCAGCCCGTCGACTCCGTCTTCGACTCCGACGACGTGACGCAGGTCCGCAGCTGGCTGCTCGACCACCAGGGGGTCGTCGACGACGCCGCCCAGCGGTTCGGCACGCCGATCCCCTTCCGCTTCGACACCATCCTGAAGGGCGGCGACGCGACCGTCCGCGAGTGGCTCGACGACCACCGCTCGGAGCTCGAGGACGCCCTCGAGTGGCTCGACGGGCGCTGGGAGTACCGGGTCCGCGTCGAGTGGGACGAGGAGGCGATCGCCGACGAGATCCTCGAGGCCGACGGCGAACTCCGCGAACTGGCCGCACGCGCGGAGACCGCCGACGAGGGGACCGGCTTCCTGCTGCAGAAGCAGTACCAGCAGCAGCTCTCCGAGCGCCTCGAGCAGCACCGCGGAGCCGTCGAGGAGCAGCTCCACGAGGCGATCGAACCCCACGCCGTCGAACTGCAGCGCTCCGGCGGTGCGTCGGTGCTCTCCGAGGAGGACGACGACGCCGGCAGGGAGACGGTCGCCGACCTGTCGCTGCTGGCCGACGAAGCCGACGAGGAAGCGATCGGCGACGCGCTGGAGCCCTACGCGGACCACGGCGCCTACGAGGTCTCCTACACCGGGCCGTGGCCGCCGTACAGCTTCGCACCCGAGATCGGCGACGGGGGTGGCGAGGGCCCGTGA
- the gvpM gene encoding gas vesicle protein GvpM encodes MKPTRDDGHAIVDVLDVLLREGAMVQADVLITVADIPLVGINLRAAVAGMTTMREYGFFENWDLETRRMGKERRASGHGRPDPEIPGSDE; translated from the coding sequence GTGAAGCCGACCAGAGACGACGGCCACGCCATCGTGGACGTCCTCGACGTCCTCCTGCGGGAGGGCGCGATGGTCCAGGCCGACGTGCTGATCACGGTCGCCGACATCCCGCTGGTGGGGATCAACCTCCGGGCGGCCGTCGCGGGGATGACGACGATGCGGGAGTACGGCTTCTTCGAGAACTGGGACCTCGAGACGCGGCGGATGGGCAAGGAGCGCCGCGCGAGCGGTCACGGGCGGCCGGACCCCGAAATACCGGGGTCCGACGAGTGA
- the fer gene encoding ferredoxin Fer: MPTVEYLNYEVLDDQGWDMDDDDLFEQAADAGLDDEDYGTLDVAEGEYILEAAEAQGYDWPFSCRAGACANCAAIIKKGDIDMDMQQILSDEEVEEKGVRLTCIGSPADEEVKIVYNAKHLDYLQNRVI, translated from the coding sequence ATGCCCACGGTAGAATACCTCAACTACGAAGTGCTGGACGACCAGGGCTGGGACATGGACGACGACGACCTCTTCGAGCAGGCCGCCGACGCCGGTCTCGACGACGAGGACTACGGCACGCTCGACGTCGCCGAGGGCGAGTACATCCTCGAGGCGGCCGAGGCGCAGGGCTACGACTGGCCCTTCTCGTGCCGCGCCGGCGCGTGTGCGAACTGCGCCGCCATCATCAAGAAGGGCGACATCGACATGGACATGCAGCAGATCCTCTCCGACGAGGAGGTCGAGGAGAAGGGCGTCCGCCTGACCTGCATCGGCAGCCCCGCCGACGAGGAGGTCAAGATCGTCTACAACGCCAAGCACCTCGACTACCTGCAGAACCGCGTCATCTGA
- a CDS encoding inorganic phosphate transporter, with product MEVLLVVGIAVAVFVGYNIGGANTAPAFGPAVGAGVLGKLLAAGLMTVFFFAGGWTLGRQVVDTLGDGIVPGELFTLPASIVVLFFIGFALFISNFAGVPASTSMTAVGSIAGLGLATGTLDWETMGRIVSWWIVAPIVAFWISGVIGRYFYPTINAWIAIPQTEGSPFGADASRRETAGALLVIVIGCLMAFSAGASNAANAVAPLVGSGELSMNVGIILATVAVGLGAFTIARKTLDTMGNDLTELPLTAAIVVAIVSATATAALAAIGIPASFVIIATMSIVGLGWGRATRTATARDAVRGEGTNVSVGALAADEGATVGDTERRGENAPPIGEEEPGDIPAASDLFDPETTGRVILMQNFVPAVATIGAFLVFRFVPVV from the coding sequence ATGGAAGTGCTGCTCGTGGTCGGCATCGCCGTCGCCGTGTTCGTCGGGTACAACATCGGCGGCGCCAACACCGCGCCCGCCTTCGGGCCGGCGGTCGGCGCCGGCGTCCTCGGGAAGCTCCTGGCGGCCGGTCTCATGACCGTCTTCTTCTTCGCGGGCGGCTGGACGCTCGGCCGCCAGGTCGTCGACACGCTCGGCGACGGCATCGTCCCCGGCGAGCTGTTCACGCTCCCGGCCAGCATCGTCGTCCTCTTCTTCATCGGGTTCGCGCTGTTCATCTCGAACTTCGCCGGCGTCCCCGCCTCGACGTCGATGACCGCCGTCGGCTCCATCGCCGGCCTCGGGCTGGCGACCGGCACCCTCGACTGGGAGACGATGGGCCGAATCGTCTCGTGGTGGATCGTCGCGCCGATCGTCGCCTTCTGGATCAGCGGCGTCATCGGTCGCTACTTCTACCCCACGATCAACGCCTGGATCGCCATCCCGCAGACCGAGGGAAGCCCCTTCGGCGCCGACGCCTCCCGCCGGGAGACCGCCGGCGCCCTGCTGGTCATCGTCATCGGCTGTCTGATGGCCTTCTCGGCGGGGGCGTCGAACGCCGCCAACGCCGTCGCACCGCTGGTCGGCAGCGGCGAGCTGTCGATGAACGTCGGCATCATCCTGGCGACCGTCGCGGTCGGCCTCGGCGCGTTCACCATCGCCCGGAAGACCCTCGACACGATGGGCAACGACCTGACGGAACTGCCGCTGACGGCGGCCATCGTCGTCGCGATCGTCTCGGCGACGGCGACGGCGGCGCTGGCCGCGATCGGCATCCCCGCGAGCTTCGTCATCATCGCGACGATGAGCATCGTCGGGCTGGGCTGGGGTCGCGCCACCCGGACCGCGACCGCCCGCGACGCGGTCCGCGGCGAGGGGACGAACGTCTCCGTCGGCGCCCTGGCGGCCGACGAGGGGGCGACCGTCGGCGACACCGAGCGGCGGGGCGAGAACGCCCCGCCCATCGGCGAGGAGGAGCCCGGCGACATCCCCGCGGCCTCGGACCTCTTCGACCCGGAGACGACCGGTCGCGTCATCCTGATGCAGAACTTCGTCCCGGCGGTCGCCACCATCGGGGCCTTCCTCGTCTTCCGGTTCGTCCCCGTCGTGTAG
- the hisA gene encoding 1-(5-phosphoribosyl)-5-[(5-phosphoribosylamino)methylideneamino]imidazole-4-carboxamide isomerase codes for MFPSFEVIPAVDVQDGQVVQLVGGERGTGKTYGDPVEAARTWVDEGAETLHLVDLDGAFEGERENAPAFEAVLEAVDADVQLGGGIRTARDACELLELGVDRVILGTAAVENPNIVGAVSEDFPGSVMVSLDAKDGEVVVSGWTEGTGLDPAEAAARYEEEGAGAILFTDVDVEGQLEGIRREPVARVVEAVDVPVVASGGVSTLEDVRALKDVGAAAVVVGTALYEGRFTLEEANEV; via the coding sequence ATGTTCCCCTCCTTCGAGGTCATCCCGGCGGTCGACGTCCAGGACGGCCAGGTCGTCCAGCTGGTCGGCGGCGAGCGCGGCACGGGCAAGACGTACGGCGACCCCGTCGAGGCGGCCCGGACGTGGGTCGACGAGGGCGCCGAGACGCTCCACCTCGTCGACCTCGACGGCGCCTTCGAAGGCGAGCGTGAGAACGCCCCGGCGTTCGAGGCCGTCCTGGAGGCCGTCGACGCGGACGTCCAGCTCGGCGGCGGCATCCGGACGGCGCGGGACGCCTGCGAGCTGCTGGAACTCGGCGTCGACCGCGTCATCCTCGGCACCGCGGCCGTCGAGAACCCGAACATCGTCGGCGCCGTCAGCGAGGACTTCCCCGGGAGCGTGATGGTGAGCCTCGACGCGAAGGACGGCGAGGTCGTCGTCTCCGGGTGGACCGAGGGTACCGGCCTCGATCCGGCCGAGGCCGCCGCTCGCTACGAGGAGGAAGGTGCCGGAGCGATCCTGTTCACGGACGTCGACGTGGAGGGGCAACTGGAGGGGATCCGCCGCGAGCCGGTCGCGCGGGTCGTCGAGGCCGTCGACGTCCCCGTGGTCGCCAGCGGGGGCGTCTCGACCCTCGAGGACGTGCGCGCGCTGAAGGACGTCGGGGCCGCCGCGGTCGTCGTGGGGACGGCCCTCTACGAGGGACGGTTCACGCTCGAGGAAGCCAACGAGGTCTAG
- the hisB gene encoding imidazoleglycerol-phosphate dehydratase HisB: MTQRQAAVTRETAETDIEVTLALDGDGDSTVDTGVGFFDHMLESLAKHGLFDLTVGCDGDLEIDDHHTVEDVGIALGEALAEALGDKRGIVRYADRRVPLDEAVAGVVVDVSGRPRFYFDGAFSQDAVGDFTSDMARHFAESLALNAGLTLHADVSGENAHHEVEALFKALARALDDATRIDDRRSDTPSTKGEL, translated from the coding sequence ATGACACAGCGGCAGGCGGCCGTCACCCGTGAGACGGCCGAAACGGACATCGAGGTGACGCTGGCCCTCGACGGCGACGGCGACAGCACGGTCGACACCGGCGTCGGGTTCTTCGACCACATGCTCGAGTCGCTGGCGAAGCACGGCCTGTTCGACCTGACGGTCGGCTGCGACGGCGACCTCGAGATCGACGACCACCACACCGTCGAGGACGTCGGCATCGCACTCGGCGAGGCGCTCGCCGAGGCGCTGGGCGACAAGCGCGGCATCGTCCGTTACGCCGACCGCCGGGTGCCGCTGGACGAGGCCGTCGCCGGCGTCGTCGTCGACGTCTCCGGCCGCCCGCGGTTCTACTTCGACGGCGCGTTCTCCCAGGACGCCGTCGGCGACTTCACCAGCGACATGGCCCGGCACTTCGCCGAGTCGCTGGCGCTCAACGCCGGCCTGACCCTGCATGCGGACGTCTCGGGCGAGAACGCCCACCACGAGGTCGAGGCGCTGTTCAAGGCGCTCGCGCGGGCGCTCGACGACGCCACCCGGATCGACGACCGCCGCAGCGACACCCCGAGCACGAAGGGCGAACTGTAG